From the genome of Leguminivora glycinivorella isolate SPB_JAAS2020 chromosome 26, LegGlyc_1.1, whole genome shotgun sequence, one region includes:
- the LOC125240047 gene encoding zinc finger protein 271-like produces MQPTNQCHCCLQRPSAKDLRTPYTRHGITEIYSFMLEECFVIKLASSNEEQSGICGECERRLREASSFKVQVQRCQAELRQRLQAALRAKEEKALDEHLEDDMSSDVPEPSLPPGEKSPAPPCKEEPPDEYLSPPDEESQGPPCKEEPRDGCLSPGEYEVDTAPLTSRAVQQLSLGCSVKVERLSDSPLASKPCPVMSHRESDEQAYTHDTRPTHDSSLNTHKQENITRTPVTNTEVYCCDMCAHLCTSKLTLIRHIRTHTHPEERHTCGACKETFPSVLSLKKHLRLHSTDKPYVCEECNKRFSTEKDLDSHKRKKCNRKFTRKVSVGRRENKRSVMKSCQCKVCNKEFTRKSSLVVHERIHSGIKPYKCKVCNKQFTYKKYLVGHERIHSGIKPYKCKVCNKEFIAKSKLVVHERIHSGIKPYKCKECNKEFRDKYKLVVHERTHSGIKPYKCKECNKEFTAKSKLVIHERIHSEIKPYKCKVCNKQFNYKDSLVVHERIHSGIKPYKCKVCNKQFTYKNALVVHERIHSGIKPYTCKECYKQFTYKNSLVVHERIHSGIKPYKCKVCNKQFTYKNALVVHERIHSGIKPYTCKECNKQFKYKNSLVVHERIHNGIKPYKCKVCNKQFTYENSLVVHERIHSGIKLYKCKVCNKHFTYKSSLVVHERIRSEIKPYKCKECNKQFTYKRSLAVPERIHSGIKSYKCKECDKEFREKSELVAHDRIHSGIKPYKCKVCNKEFREKSVFVAHERIHSGIKPYKCKECNKEFREKSVFVAHERIHSGIKPYKCKECNKEFTCKKYLVSHEIIHSGIKPYKCKECNKEFTRKKYLVSHERIHSGIKPYKCKECNKGISCNCHLLSQEKIHSDHTYAKKSFIYLFI; encoded by the exons ATGCAACCGACAAACCAGTGCCACTGCTGCCTGCAGCGGCCTTCGGCGAAAGATTTGAGGACGCCGTACACTCGTCACGGCATTACGGAGATATACTCGTTCATGCTTGAAGAATGCTTCGTGATCAAA CTGGCATCAAGCAATGAGGAGCAGAGTGGCATCTGCGGGGAGTGTGAGAGGCGCCTGCGGGAGGCGAGCTCCTTCAAGGTGCAGGTGCAGCGCTGCCAGGCCGAGCTGCGTCAGAGGCTCCAGGCAGCACTGAGAGCCAAAG AGGAGAAAGCCTTGGATGAACACCTTGAAGATGACATGAGCAGCGATGTTCCCGAGCCTTCTTTGC CTCCGGGCGAGAAGAGCCCCGCCCCGCCTTGTAAAGAGGAGCCGCCAGACGAATATCTGTCAC CTCCAGATGAGGAGAGCCAAGGCCCGCCTTGTAAAGAGGAGCCGCGAGACGGATGTTTGTCAC CTGGCGAGTACGAAGTTGACACAGCGCCTCTGACCTCGCGGGCTGTTCAGCAGCTCTCGTTGGGGTGTTCCGTGAAGGTGGAGCGCCTCAGCGACTCGCCGCTCGCGAGCAAACCGTGCCCCGTGATGTCACACCGCGAGAGCGACGAACAAGCCTACACACACGATACTCGCCCCACACACGACTCTAGTTTGAACACACACAAACAGGAAAATATCACACGCACACCAGTAACGAATACCGAAGTCTACTGTTGCGACATGTGCGCTCACCTATGCACGTCAAAACTTACTCTAATCCGTCATATCAGAACACATACTCACCCGGAGGAAAGGCACACCTGCGGAGCTTGTAAAGAAACATTTCCTAGTGTCTTGTCACTGAAGAAGCATCTAAGATTGCACTCTACAGACAAACCCTACGTTTGTGAAGAATGCAATAAACGATTTTCAACTGAAAAAGATCTGGATTCACATAAAAGAAAGAAATGTAACAGAAAATTCACTCGAAAAGTATCGGTAGGTCGCCGTGAAAATAAACGTAGTGTGATGAAATCATGCCAATGTAAAGTatgtaacaaagaatttacTCGTAAAAGTTCTTTAGTTGTCCATGAAAGAATCCATAGTGGAATAAAACCGTACAAATGTAAAGTATGTAACAAACAATtcacttataaaaaatatttagttggccatgaaagaatccatagtggaataaaaccatacaaatgtaaagtatgtaacaaagaatttataGCAAAATCTAAATTAGTTGTCCATGAAAGAATCCATAGTGGAATAAAACCGTACAAATGTAAAGaatgtaacaaagaatttaGAGATAAATATAAATTAGTTGTCCATGAAAGAACCCATAGTGGAATAAAACCATACAAATGTAAAGaatgtaacaaagaatttacAGCAAAATCTAAATTAGTTATCCATGAAAGAATCCATAGTGAAATAAAACCATACAAATGTAAAGTATGTAACAAACAATTCAATTATAAAGATTCTTTAGTTGTCCATGAAAGAATCCATAGTGGAATAAAACCATACAAATGTAAAGTATGTAACAAACAATTCACTTATAAAAATGCTTTAGTTGTCCATGAAAGAATCCATAGTGGAATAAAACCATACACATGTAAAGAATGTTACAAACAATTCACTTATAAAAATTCTTTAGTTGTTCATGAAAGAATCCATAGTGGAATAAAACCATACAAATGTAAAGTATGTAACAAACAATTCACTTATAAAAATGCTTTAGTTGTCCATGAAAGAATCCATAGTGGAATAAAACCATACACATGTAAAGAATGTAACAAAcaattcaaatataaaaattcttTAGTTGTCCATGAAAGAATCCATAATGGAATAAAACCATACAAATGTAAAGTATGTAACAAACAATTCACTTACGAAAATTCTTTAGTTGTCCATGAAAGAATCCATAGTggaataaaactatacaaaTGTAAAGTATGTAATAAACATTTCACTTATAAAAGTTCTTTAGTTGTCCATGAAAGAATCCGTAGTGAAATAAAACCGTACAAATGTAAAGAATGTAACAAACAATTCACTTATAAAAGGTCTTTAGCTGTCCCTGAAAGAATCCATAGTGGAATAAAATCGTACAAATGTAAAGAATGTGACAAAGAATTCAGAGAAAAATCTGAATTAGTTGCCCATGACAGAATCCATAGTGGAATAAAACCGTACAAATGTAAAGTATGTAACAAagaatttagagaaaaatctGTATTTGTTGCCCATGAAAGAATCCATAGTGGAATAAAACCATACAAATGTAAAGaatgtaacaaagaatttagagaaaaatctGTATTTGTTGCCCATGAAAGAATCCATAGTGGAATAAAACCGTACAAATGTAAAGAATGTAACAAAGAATTcacttgtaaaaaatatttagttagCCACGAAATAATCCACAGTGGAATAAAACCATACAAATGTAAAGAATGTAACAAAGAATTCACtcgtaaaaaatatttagttagCCACGAAAGAATCCACAGTGGAATAAAACCGTACAAATGTAAAGAATGTAACAAAGGTATCAGTTGTAATTGTCATTTACTTTCCCAAGAAAAAATCCACAGTGACCATACatatgcaaaaaaatcatttatttatttatttatttag
- the LOC125239872 gene encoding zinc finger protein 614-like, whose protein sequence is MDLPKELYDADLVTVKLEPSFEVFPDSGHAAPRHSEDIKLEDCCVRLERIAASAFAGKDDDQAGPLNKARGSRNAMSVKNTAFTKKEYPCLICHKVLTSKAVLKTHVYIHTGERPYSCLICKKGFTHISNLKVHEFTHTGERRYSCQICHKKFSCRSNLNDHVYKCK, encoded by the exons ATGGATTTACCAAAGGAATTATATG ATGCAGACCTAGTGACAGTGAAACTGGAACCATCTTTTGAGGTCTTCCCTGACAGCGGACACGCTGCTCCGAG acACAGTGAGGACATCAAGCTGGAAGACTGTTGTGTGCGTCTCGAGCGGATTGCCGCGAGCGCTTTCGCCGGCAAGGACGATGATCAAGCAG GTCCACTAAATAAAGCGCGCGGGAGCAGAAACGCAATGTCTGTCAAGAACACAGCTTTTACAAAGAAGGAATACCCATGTCTAATATGCCACAAAGTTTTAACTTCCAAAGCTGTTTTAAAAACTCATGTGTACATACACACCGGGGAAAGACCTTACTCGTGTCTCATTTGTAAAAAAGGATTCACACATATAAGCAATTTAAAAGTACATGAATTCACGCACACAGGGGAAAGACGTTACTCTTGCCAAATATGCCACAAGAAATTTAGTTGCAGGAGTAACTTGAACGATCAtgtatataaatgtaaatag